A region of the Apium graveolens cultivar Ventura chromosome 6, ASM990537v1, whole genome shotgun sequence genome:
GAAAAATACGTCGACCTAAACTTCAACCAATTGCAGCCATCACGAATGCGAATAAGTGAATTTATACTTTTTATAATAAATTGCAAGAAATACTTTATTTTAACCTTTTCACCCTTAAAATATTACTACCGATGTAGATGATGTCTATAACTATACATCAATAATTTACTCTTAAGAAGTTTAGCCAGTGGGCTCTTGAATCCCATACCCCCACTTATAATTACTTTTATGCAATTGAAGAAGGAATTAGAAGGGGGGTTTACATATATAAACCTCTGAAATATATGTAAGGTTAAGAGTTAATTCCATGTATTTATTTGGAATACAAAAATCCCTCAGTTAGGAATACATGAAGTTTAATATTGATTAAAATTTTGCAAATAGCCAGACCTCACAAGCATAATAACAACATATGCAACTACTTGAGTATATTTCAATATTTGGTAACTAAAACACaagtttataattttttaaaaattgaaccACATATACCAACCTTTTACAGGTGTTCAAGATTTATCATCGTTCTTTTATCTTGGTATCTAACTCTTTCGGGGTTTGGTGAGTAGTTAGAGAGGAAAAGGGTACTTTGATTGGTCTCCAAAATCTGCTTAAAATATGGTTCATACTGTTTATTATAAttgtcatatataagaaaatgcAGGAACGAAGCCAACATGGTCTCATTATTTGGGAATATAAAGAAATTAAAAGATCATTGACTGAAGAAGAGTTAAAAGATAAAATGTGAGGAGGCACCCTTtgttttaaaattaatataaacaAAAAACTTCTACAATGTAGCTAAAAGAAAAGGACATACTTCAACAAATCAAGTATCTCTTGGTAAAGTTTAAGTAGTGTTTCCCTTTCAATCTTTGCAGCACGCGAGATCCTTAGCAACTTAACTGGAATTGGAATCATTAAGCCAGGATTTGAGGTAAAGCAAACTTCTTTATGTTAGAAATTCTTATAAATTATATACATCGAATATTCTTTTAGCAGGATAGGTCTTGCTTTCGAAGTCTCTTCAAGTAATAGTACCCGGCGACCATATTATATTTAAAGTAGTATATATTATATGGAATATACCATGaacattatttaaaataattaaaatatttctcTAAAAATAGTTTAGCTTACCAAAAAGATACCCAAAATGATCAGCTTCATTTACTACTGAAGGTGGGATGTGCTTTGCACTCACTTCGTCATATTGCTTGCGCTCATTTTTGAACAGAATCTTTGGAGACAATGCTTTGTCAAAGTAATTACGCAAATCACTTAAGATTTCTTGAATTGTCTCCCCTAAACTTTTACCTACAAGCATATCAGAAGATATATGACTATCAGATTTATTAAATTAATGAAAGAATAAAAGATCTGCAAAATGTTTTTCAAAATTTTGGATAACCTCATCCTAAATTTGAAATTACAAATACATGAACCAATAATAAAAAATAATCGCACAATTTTTCTAAACTCTAAAATTAAATCTAATGAACAAAGAAGTCACCTGCAAATATGGTCCATTCATGGAGCACCTTCTTCATTGTTTCCTTTACGTATAAATCTGATGAAGCACCaattgaaataaaagaataagaTATGAGATTATTTATAAATCATTTTAACGGTCAACATTAAAAATCTTATGAATATTTATACCCATTTTAGGAAGAAACTCCATGCCAATCATGTAAATTTATGCCACAATAGGTTGTAAACTTATATCTGGATTAAATCTTAGATAATTCAAGTAATAATATCAATCAAGAATCTGAAACTAATCAAAACTTGTATATTTGGGTTTATCATAAACCCGAAATTCAATTACAATTTAAAAAGCAACGAGATTTCTATATTAAAATATACATTACATACAGTTTGGCTTCATAACAAGTTCGAACAAAAAATTACTCTTAAGAACTCAAATTCAATCTTAGCAAAATTACTTTTCAACTACATATGATATAAATCATTTTAGATGATGACTTACCGAGTTGATTGGGATAAAATCGAGATAAAAGCATTTTGTAAAAAATACACGAAAGTTTAATAGGCAGATCTAGCAGGCGTATCTGACAGTAGTCACGAAAACAAAACTTTACATTATATTAATATTGTCTATGGTGATTAGAATGAGAGTGGAAAGATAATGGGAAGGCTGGAGGCTGGAGGCTGGAGGATGGTAAGTGTTGCATATTAACGTGTATTTATAATAACGATTTAGGTTAAGAGAATCGTATTTCGAGTACCTTCGAGAGACACAAATACTTCAGGCCCAATAGCCTAACATGACCTAACTTATCAGCACAAAAGCCCGGCTCAACAAAAGTATTGAATCaacccaaaattttataaaatccaaaatCTACATAAATCCATCACAAATAATTTTTGTAGTGTATTTACATGTAACAGATTTCGTTAGATACAAATAAAGAATATTTAATTACACATAggtaaatataaaattatataaaatgaCAAGATCAAAAACAAACTTTTTTAGTACATTTTTTTTCTGTTTAACGCATACATAAATTGGATTCAACATCATATGTTAACTAAtgattaaaattttattttatacacTTATTTTAATTATTCTATATTATTATGGGGTTCACCAATACCAAATTAggttataaaaatataaaataattttttttagtaTTAAGGTACGTTGAACcataattaaatttttattaaattgGTATTATATTATTCTTAAATATCCTTATCGGCTTCACAAATaccaaattataatataaaaatatgaaaTATGATTAATTTAATATAATGTTCCTGATTTAACAATGTAAGATTGTTATATATAATTTAATTCAATACAAGTGACAAGGCTATCACGTGCCTATCATTTGACAATTCCTAACAAATCCTTCTAACAATATAGTAGGGTAAGTCAGAGTCGATCTCACAGAGACAAAGGTACCAATCACCAGTAATTTTTGACTCGATTTAACTAAGTAAGTAACACAATAAAAAT
Encoded here:
- the LOC141668067 gene encoding protein MRG2-like isoform X2 — protein: MLLSRFYPNQLDLYVKETMKKVLHEWTIFAGKSLGETIQEILSDLRNYFDKALSPKILFKNERKQYDEVSAKHIPPSVVNEADHFGYLFVKLLRISRAAKIERETLLKLYQEILDLLKSMFQQVRSRFR
- the LOC141668067 gene encoding protein MRG1-like isoform X1, whose product is MLLSRFYPNQLDLYVKETMKKVLHEWTIFAGKSLGETIQEILSDLRNYFDKALSPKILFKNERKQYDEVSAKHIPPSVVNEADHFGYLFGRCFNRCDPDFVDCLLDLLTSVTKGLGRGIHRDSPSYQYIVYSSFSVSQCITEI